TTGATGCCGGTGAGCAGGGGCCCACGGATCGGCTGACGGTCAAGCGGCCCCGGGGCAAGCTGGCGGATCTCCCGGCGTTCCGTCGTACCGAGCGCTCGCTCTCCGTCCATGGGTTGCCCAAGCGGGTCGACCACGCGTCCAAGGATCTCGGACCCGACGGGGACCCGGAGCGTTTCCCCCGTGCGGCGGACCGTGGACCCGGCCTGGACTCCTTCGGTGGCCCCGTAGATGGCCACGCCGACGCTCTCTTCGTCGAGATCGAGAACCTCCCCCCTCGTCCCGTCTTCGAAGGCGACTAGCTCGTGGAGCATCACGGTAGGAAGGCCTTCGACGTGAGCGATCCCGTCGCCAACGTGCAGGACGCGCCCGACGTCCTGGACCGACGCTTGGACGCGACGCGGCGGGCCGTTCTCGAGAGCCTCGAGAGCCTCCTGGAGCGCTTTGTCGAGGTCCATCAGCTGGCCTCCCCTCCGTTCCCTTGAGGCGTGCGTGGCCGCTCCTCGTCCTGAGCTGCCTCCTCACCGCTGGGAGCGTCTCGACGCTCGTCTCCATCAGCTTTTTTCTCCTCGGTCGTCCCCCCGGTCACCGCTTCGAGAGCGTGCTTCACGTTCAAATCCAGGGCGACGCCCCCGGAGAGCAGGGTGAGACCGGCCACCAGCTCCGGGTCTTCCTCGACAGTGAGCTCGAGTTCGGGGACCGAGGACTCGTCGTCCCAGGGAAGGTGGTCCCCCAGGTTCTCCCGCAGGCGCTGTAGATCGTTCGCCTCGAGCGGATACGCCGTTCGGACCCGGACAGCCCCGTCCGCCTTGCGGATGGCGTCCGCGAATCGATCAAGATCTGCGTCCCGGAGATCGTCCTCCCCGCTCAGGAACCGGCCGACGAGCTGGTCGTGCAATGCTTCCCCGCCCGTCTCTCGGAGCAGGTCCTGAACCAGCTTGACGGCGGTCTGGCGGGCGCGCTCTTGGATCCGCTCTCGCGCGGCCTGCTCCTCGCGCCGGATTCGTTCGTTTGCCTCTTGACGGATATCTGCGGCGTCCTCTCGGGCCTGATCGAGGATTTCTTCCCGTCTCTCGGCGGCCTCCTCACGGGCTTCCGTGCGGATCTTCTCTGCCTCCTCCTGAGCCTCCTCGAGTTTCTCCTCGAGTTCCTCGCGTTCCCGCTCGGCCGCTTCAGCACGCTGTTTCGCATCCGAGATCTCGGATTCGATCTCCTCCTCCCGTTCCGTCATCTTCTTCCTGAGCGGTCGGTAGAGAAACCGCTGGAGGATCGCGAGAAGGATCAGGAAGTTCAGCGCCTGGAGGAAGATCGTCGTCCAGTCCACGCCGATACCGATCTCCGGCACGCTATCCCGCCCCCAGGGCCGTCTCGAGCAGCGGGTTTGCGTATAGGAGGATTAGCGAGACGATCAGCGCGTACAGGGCCAGGGACTCGAGCAGTGCGAGGCTGATGTACAGTGACCGGGAGACATCATCTCGCGCCTCGGGTTGTTCGGCGATGGATTCGACCGCCGACTCGACGACCTTACCCTGTCCGATGCTGGCCAGCATCGTGCCCAGGTTGATCGCGACCGCCGCCCCCACGCAGGCGAAAATCAAGAACCACATTGCATCGCCGCCCTGGGATGCGGCCTCGCTCACGCGGCCCTCGAGCGGGTTGGCAAACAGCAAGATCAAGGCGACGATCAGAACGTAGAGCGCCTGGGACTCGATCATGGCCAACCCGATATACAGGGTGCGGGAGACCACGTCCGACTCGTCGGGCTGACGGGAGGTGGCCTTGGCGGCGGCGGCGGCGGCCCTGGCCTGTCCAATCGCCGGGAAGAGGACGCCCAGCCCGATCGAAACAGCTGCGGTCACGTTGACCACGACGTAGAACCAGGTCGCGGAGACCATCACATGGCCCCCTGGGCGCGCACGGCGCCTCCGATGTACACGATTGTGAGCAGGGTGAAGATGTAGGCCTGCAGCGCCCCGATGAAGAGTCCGAATAGCTCGAAGATCACGGGAATTACCAGGGGGGCGACCAGCAGGAGGACTGCGATGATGACTTGGTGGCTGAGCATGTTCGCGAACAGGCGGATCGCCAGCGAGACGGTCCGCGTGATGTGCCCGAGGACGTTGATGGGGGCGAGGATCCAGGAAGGTTCCGCAAACTGCCGAAGGTACTCGATCCAACCGTGTTCCTGAATGCCGAAGTAGTGAGTGGCGAAAAAGACGACCAACGCTAGAGCCACGGTCGTATTCAGGTTCGCAGTGGGTGCCTCGAGCAAGGGGAAGGTGCCCATCAGCGCGGCTGAGAGGATGAACACCGCCAAGGTCGCTACGAGCGGGACGTACCGGTGGCCGGACTCCTTCTCCGTGACCTCGGAGAGCAGATCCTCCAAGTACCGATAGCCCCACTCGATCGCGGCCTGCCACTCGCTTGGCCGCGCTTGAACCCGTCGTCCGGCCAAGATGCCAAGTAAGCCGACGACTCCGACCATCCCCGTGGTCTCCAGGACAGTCGGGGAGATCAGGAACGCCCCTCCGCCAGGGAGGGGAACTGCGACGAGGATTCCCATCATGATCGCTTCCCCTCCTCGTGTGCCTCGGCGACCATGAGGTAAGCTTGGACGGCAGCGATAACGATCCCTGCCCCGAGCAGGCCGAGGGTCAACGTCGGCGTAGTCCCCAGTTGTCGGTCCAGCCACGCCCCCAGGAGAATCCCAGCCGCCACCGGGAGCGCCAGGACCCAACCGAGGGAGGTCAGGTAGGCCATAGCCTGCCAGAAACTCGCATCCTCGCCCTCCTCGTCGCCGTTCCCGCGAGAGGGGACGGGCCAACTTCTCGTCGCTCCGGTCGAATCGTCGCCTTGCCTCTTCTCCCAAGGCTTCCAACTGCTTCTTGTCATGGTTCTTGTCGTCGTTTCCGCGAGAAGGAATGAGTCATCTTCTGGTAGATCCGATCGAACCGTTGCCTTGCCTCTTCCTCCATGGCTTCCAACTGCTTCTCTTCGTGACTGATCGCCTCGTCCAGCGTCTCCAGGTCGACCCCTTCCCGCGCAACACCGGTCAGGATGGTGACTTGGTCGTTCTGGACCGATAGGAAGCCACCGTGGACAGCGACCTGCTGGGCCCCACCCTCCGGCAACCGATAGGAGATCACGCCGGGCCGGACGCGTGCTTGGAAGGGGGCGTGGCCGGAGAGGATCCCGATCCAGCCATCAGGCAGGGGCGCGTTCACGGCTTCCACCGCCACGTCGACGACGAGTCTCTCTGGAGTGCGGACCTCAAGATGCATGGGCTCCTCCCTCCTCACGGTCGTCAGCGAGGTTCCCGTGCTTGCTCGAGGGCGCCCCTGGGTCGTCGTCCTCGTCCTCGAGGGTCTGGGCCTTCTCGAGCGCGTCGTCGATCGTTCCGACCATGTAGAACGCCTGCTCGGGGACGTCGTCGTGGCGGCCGTCGAGGATCTCGCGCACGCCCCGGAGGGTATCCTCGAGGGGCACGGAGACCCCCTTCGTTCCGATGTAGCGCTCGGTCGTGAACAGCGGCTGGGTGAGGAACCGTTGCAGACGCCTGGCCCGGAGCGCGGTCGTGCGCTGCTCGCCGGAGAGCTCATCCATCCCGAGGATCTCGATGATGTCCTTGAGGTCCTCGTACTCGGCGAGCGTCGTCTTGACCCTCCGCGCGATCCGGGCGTGCTCCTCGCCCACGAAGCGGGGGTTCAAAAGCGAGGAGCTAGATCGAAGTGGGTCCAGGGCGGGGTAGAAGCTCCGGCTGGCCAGGTCCCGCGTGAGAACCCCCGAGGCATCGAGGTGCGCGAAGGCTGCCACGACGCCGGGGTCGGTGAGGTCGTCCGCCGGGACGTAGATCGCTTGAATGCTCGTGATCGACCCCTGCGTGGTGCTCGCGATGCGCTCCTGAAGCTTACCCATTTCCAGGTCCAGCGTGGGCTGGTAGCCGATTTCGGAGGGGATCCTGCCCAGGAGCGCGGAGACCTCCATCCCAGCCTGGGCGAATCGGTAGATGTTGTCGATGAAGAGAAGCACGTCCCGATGATCGTGATCCCGGAAGTGCTCAGCTACCGTCAGCGCGGTGTGCGCGACCCGGAACCGGGCACCCGGCGTCTCGTGCATCTGACCGAAGACGAGCACCGAATCCTCCAGCAAGCCCTGCTCTTTCATCTGCAGATAGACTTCGTTTGCCTCCCGAGTCCGTTCGCCGACACCGGCGAACACCGGGACTCCGCCCTCGTGCGTGATGGTTCGCTGCATCAGCTCCATCACGAGCACGGTCTTGCCGACGCCCGCCCCGCCGAAGAGCCCGAGTTTGCCACCCTTGGGCATCGGGACGAGCAGATCCAGGGCTTTGATCCCAGTCTCATACGGCTCGCTTGAGGGCCGCTGATCGACCATGGCGGGCGGTTCCTGTTCGATCCCGACGTGGCGGGCCGCTTCGATCGGATCGCCGTGGTCCACCGCGACGCCTTTGACGTTGAGGGCCCGGCCGAGGATGGGTTCGCCGACGGGAATGGGCAACGGCTGCCCTGCTGCGATCACGTCGAGGCCTCGGTGCAAGCCAACTGGGTTGTCAAGCGCGAGAGCCCGTACCTGATCGGGATCGGTGTGGCTTCGGACCTCCGCCGTGACGACCTCGCCATCGGGACGAGGGATGGAGAGCGCATCACCGATCGAAGGCAGTGATCCCTCTGGGAACGCGATCTCGAGGACAACGTCGTGGATCGCCACGAGTTCACCGCTCGGTTCCTGACTGGAGTCTGACCGTCCGTCGTCCGTTCTGTCGTCCGTACCCATGGAATTTGCCTTGAGGACCCTGTGCTGGCCGGGGATGTCTACTCAAACATCTAAACGAAGAATCATAAATAGTGCTGTTCGTTCCCAGTGGTACAGAACCGAATCCAAGGGACTTGTCCTCGCTGTCGCGGGTGTGCGTCAGTCTTTCAGAAAATCACTGATCTGGCCGTTAGTGCGACAGGGAAAACGCGATCTGGAGCCGTTCTCGTTTACTTATCCG
This sequence is a window from Salinigranum marinum. Protein-coding genes within it:
- the atpE gene encoding ATP synthase F0 subunit C; translated protein: MVSATWFYVVVNVTAAVSIGLGVLFPAIGQARAAAAAAKATSRQPDESDVVSRTLYIGLAMIESQALYVLIVALILLFANPLEGRVSEAASQGGDAMWFLIFACVGAAVAINLGTMLASIGQGKVVESAVESIAEQPEARDDVSRSLYISLALLESLALYALIVSLILLYANPLLETALGAG
- the atpF gene encoding F0F1 ATP synthase subunit B gives rise to the protein MPEIGIGVDWTTIFLQALNFLILLAILQRFLYRPLRKKMTEREEEIESEISDAKQRAEAAEREREELEEKLEEAQEEAEKIRTEAREEAAERREEILDQAREDAADIRQEANERIRREEQAARERIQERARQTAVKLVQDLLRETGGEALHDQLVGRFLSGEDDLRDADLDRFADAIRKADGAVRVRTAYPLEANDLQRLRENLGDHLPWDDESSVPELELTVEEDPELVAGLTLLSGGVALDLNVKHALEAVTGGTTEEKKADGDERRDAPSGEEAAQDEERPRTPQGNGGEAS
- the atpB gene encoding F0F1 ATP synthase subunit A, with product MMGILVAVPLPGGGAFLISPTVLETTGMVGVVGLLGILAGRRVQARPSEWQAAIEWGYRYLEDLLSEVTEKESGHRYVPLVATLAVFILSAALMGTFPLLEAPTANLNTTVALALVVFFATHYFGIQEHGWIEYLRQFAEPSWILAPINVLGHITRTVSLAIRLFANMLSHQVIIAVLLLVAPLVIPVIFELFGLFIGALQAYIFTLLTIVYIGGAVRAQGAM
- the atpC gene encoding ATP synthase F1 subunit epsilon; translation: MHLEVRTPERLVVDVAVEAVNAPLPDGWIGILSGHAPFQARVRPGVISYRLPEGGAQQVAVHGGFLSVQNDQVTILTGVAREGVDLETLDEAISHEEKQLEAMEEEARQRFDRIYQKMTHSFSRKRRQEP
- the atpD gene encoding F0F1 ATP synthase subunit beta, translated to MGTDDRTDDGRSDSSQEPSGELVAIHDVVLEIAFPEGSLPSIGDALSIPRPDGEVVTAEVRSHTDPDQVRALALDNPVGLHRGLDVIAAGQPLPIPVGEPILGRALNVKGVAVDHGDPIEAARHVGIEQEPPAMVDQRPSSEPYETGIKALDLLVPMPKGGKLGLFGGAGVGKTVLVMELMQRTITHEGGVPVFAGVGERTREANEVYLQMKEQGLLEDSVLVFGQMHETPGARFRVAHTALTVAEHFRDHDHRDVLLFIDNIYRFAQAGMEVSALLGRIPSEIGYQPTLDLEMGKLQERIASTTQGSITSIQAIYVPADDLTDPGVVAAFAHLDASGVLTRDLASRSFYPALDPLRSSSSLLNPRFVGEEHARIARRVKTTLAEYEDLKDIIEILGMDELSGEQRTTALRARRLQRFLTQPLFTTERYIGTKGVSVPLEDTLRGVREILDGRHDDVPEQAFYMVGTIDDALEKAQTLEDEDDDPGAPSSKHGNLADDREEGGAHAS
- a CDS encoding AtpZ/AtpI family protein, encoding MTRSSWKPWEKRQGDDSTGATRSWPVPSRGNGDEEGEDASFWQAMAYLTSLGWVLALPVAAGILLGAWLDRQLGTTPTLTLGLLGAGIVIAAVQAYLMVAEAHEEGKRS